A stretch of Toxoplasma gondii ME49 chromosome V, whole genome shotgun sequence DNA encodes these proteins:
- a CDS encoding Toxoplasma gondii family C protein (encoded by transcript TGME49_220080~Predicted trans-membrane domain (TMHMM2.0):52-72:266-289), whose translation MMKPTPDNVVAPRAVTNSETRMVNMEKFSAYSTGFQLPCQLNARRGLFLLRDLRILLFSVALCLTVFASFVSFECSTYRLCPALADSVSGLQTHSSTDTREEMTVEEDGDTEEDNIATEGDDKAAVVDGGSTVDDGSTVDDGSTVDDGSTVDGGSTVDGGSTVDGGSTVDGGFAEVDGGFAEVDGGFAEVDGGFAEVDGGSTGVDNGTADASDATKLDGGAAEIHSANLDEPTESAAVETMQKRMKTSNTVWRASRLLSYGRARPGMVAGILAGVVLSVLLGATFLRSGRKSRKGTTPASSKSQDA comes from the exons ATGATGAAGCCTACGCCCGATAATGTCGTTGCGCCTCGGGCCGTGACCAACAGTGAAACGAGAATGGTGAACATGGAGAAATTTTCCGCATACTCCACTGGTTTTCAGCTCCCCTGTCAACTGAATGCCAGACGTGGGCTGTTCCTCCTTCGTGACTTGCGTATACTGCTTTTCTCGGTTGCGCTGTGCCTGACGGTGTTCGCGTCatttgtctctttcgagTGTTCCACATATCGGCTGTGCCCAGCCCTGGCTGACTCCGTCTCCGGTCTTCAGACGCACAGTTCGACTGACACGCGAGAGGAGATGACAGTCGAAGAGGATGGCGATACTGAAGAAGACAACATCGCTACAGAAGGAGATGACAAAGCTGCAGTAGTAGACGGCGGCTCTACAGTAGACGACGGCTCTACAGTAGACGACGGCTCTACAGTAGACGACGGCTCTACAGTAGACGGCGGCTCTACAGTAGACGGCGGCTCTACAGTAGACGGCGGCTCTACAGTAGATGGCGGTTTTGCAGAAGTAGATGGCGGTTTTGCAGAAGTAGATGGCGGTTTTGCAGAAGTAGATGGCGGTTTTGCAGAAGTAGATGGCGGTTCTACAGGAGTAGACAACGGTACTGCAGACGCCAGCGATGCTACAAAACTAGACGGCGGTGCTGCAGAAATACACAGCGCGAATCTCGATGAGCCGACTGAGTCAGCTGCCGTCGAAACAATGCAGAAACGGATGAAAACTTCGAACACCGTGTGGCGTGCTTCAAGGCTCCTAAGCTACGGACGTGCTCGTCCTGGAATGGTCGCTGGAAT TCTTGCAGGCGTTGTGCTTTCTGTCCTCCTGGGCGCCACCTTTCTCAGATCGGGCAGGAAGTCGCGTAAAGGAACTACGCCAGCGTCCAGTAAGTCGCAAGATGCAT AA
- a CDS encoding hypothetical protein (encoded by transcript TGME49_220090), giving the protein MDEEQRGRSTSPPPGSGGAPNSSIPPAGSSGGASGGASKGSGCTFIYYVIANDGDDLRCPNAFRIPKKTTYITLSDVRRHFPLPGTYHFRFKVKVKENPWPATDSSSAQQPFVWLDVLDDDQPLPLYDHRIYVKATRLSWHAEDVANLGKSLRGFRTSGCGSDKGASRQSLADPVDLRAPEGGIFRGSSPVSHDSLPTSASRYNSAGSASGFATGTGRAAQSPDPRSDRVADMLLFDEPLPSANRSSNNASSKKVNNSIDLIF; this is encoded by the exons ATGGACGAAGAACAGCGGGGACGCAGCACTTCGCCGCCACCTGGGTCTGGTGGTGCTCCGAACAGCTCCATTCCTCCAGCGGGAAGCAGCGGTGGGGCTTCAGGCGGTGCGTCAAAGGGTTCAGGATGCACGTTCATCTACTATGTCATCGCAAATGATGGCGACGATCTCCGGTGCCCGAACGCCTTCAGAATTccgaaaaaaacaacttACATCACTCTCAGTGATGTGCGGCGACACTTCCCGCTCCCTGGCACATATCACTTCCG GTTCAAAGTGAAGGTTAAGGAGAATCCATGGCCTGCAACAGACTCGTCGTCAGCTCAGCAGCCCTTCGTGTGGCTCGACGTCCTGGATGACGATCAGCCTCTGCCATTGTACGACCACCGTATCTACGTCAAG GCCACCAGGCTGAGCTGGCATGCAGAAGACGTGGCAAACTTGGGTAAATCGTTGCGAGGCTTCCGGACATCTGGGTGCGGCAGCGATAAAGGAGCTTCTAGGCAGTCTTTGGCTGACCCCGTAGATCTCCGTGCACCTGAAGGTGGCATCTTTCGTGGCagttctcctgtttctcacGATTCGCTGCCTACGAGTGCCTCGAGGTATAACAGTGCCGGTTCAGCTAGTGGCTTCGCTACTGGGACAGGACGGGCCGCGCAGTCCCCTGATCCTAGAAGCGACCGAGTGGCCGACATGCTGCTTTTCGATGAGCCCCTGCCTTCCGCGAACCGAAGCAGTAACAACG CTTCGTCGAAGAAAGTGAACAACAGCATCGACCTCATTTTCTGA
- a CDS encoding phosphoribosylpyrophosphate synthetase (encoded by transcript TGME49_220100) gives MWIGSRSIRSHAGELALARLRARADHLFLDFTAANTSVKKYHFMTSRVSPLLRRPSREQAAAAKYLYASVPPLCQISAATPRRRGADDKRAGGNSRAGNKSSGNEKRHFSFAAAGGLGSVLLCGAPLAGGERRDAAPSSAETEKRNSSASTTTRSSSFFRAPSSSHASFIESKFHFFSRAFSQQPALCQTAAPVPKTDKGRNQQGARPTDDHEEPAHHDSPFWRSQENRPFDRKLGDALLFCGNSNEPLARAVADRLSTKLGKAVVKRFADGEVNIQFADSLRGKDVYIIQPTSTPVNEHLVELLLMISTCRRASAKKITAVIPYYGYARQDRKLSSRVPISAADVARMIEAMGVDRVVAVDLHCGQIQGFFGPRVPVDNLEAQIIGLEYFHHKDLHKPVVVSPDAGGVYRARKFQEGLIARGYNDCGIAMLIKQRLRANEIERMDLVGSVAGSDVIIVDDMIDTAGTLCEAARELRKKGARRVFAFATHGLFSGPAIERIEASPLEEVVVTDSIKARPEVAECPRITSLSISVLLADAIRRIHQKESLNDLFNVKY, from the exons ATGTGGATCGGTTCCAGGAGCATTCGTTCGCATGCGGGCGAGCTTGCGCTCGCTCGCCTGAGAGCGAGGGCAGACCAtcttttcctcgacttcaCTGCCGCGAACACGTCGGTGAAAAAGTACCATTTCATGACATCTCGTGTATCaccgcttcttcgccgtcctTCGAGGGAACAGGCGGCCGCGGCAAAGTACTTATACGCCTCGGTCCCTCCCCTCTGTCAAATTTCCGCGGCGACTCCTAGACGGCGTGGCGCAGACGATAAGCGCGCGGGCGGCAACTCACGAGCAGGCAACAAGTCCTCgggaaacgagaagcgacacttctctttcgctgccgCAGGAGGCCTCGGATCTGTCCTCCTGTGTggcgcgcctctcgctggAGGCGAGCGACGCGACGCTGCTCCGTCGTCAgcggaaacggagaaacgcaACTCGTCAGCGTCAACTACCACCCgatcttcttcgttcttccgcGCTCCTTCGTCGTCCCATGCATCTTTTATTGAATCGAAgtttcactttttctctAGGGCGTTTAGCCAGCAACCAGCCTTGTGTCAAACCGCCGCGCCCGTGCCGAAAACCGACAAAGGACGAAACCAGCAAGGCGCCCGACCAACGGACGACCATGAGGAGCCCGCTCACCACGACAGTCCGTTCTGGCGTTCTCAGGAGAACCGTCCCTTCGACCGCAAGCTGGGAGACGCTCTGTTGTTCTGCGGCAACAGCAACGAGCCACTGGCGCGTGCGGTCGCAGATCGCCTCTCCACAAAACTGGGGAAGGCAGTCGTCAAACGGTTTGCAGACGGAGAGGTTAACATTCAGTTTGCGGACTCGCTCAGAGGCAAGGACGTGTACATTATCCAACCTACCAGCACGCCCGTGAACGAACACCTTGTGGAGCTTTTGCTGATGATCTCGACATGCCGACGCGCGAGCGCAAAAAAAATCACTGCGGTCATTCCTTACTATGGCTATGCTCGACAGGACCGGAAACTGTCTAGCCGCGTACCCATTTCTGCG GCTGACGTGGCCAGGATGATTGAGGCGATGGGTGTTGATCGCGTTGTTGCGGTCGATCTGCACTGCGGACAGATCCAGGGTTTCTTTGGCCCGCGGGTGCCTGTAGACAACCTCGAGGCGCAGATCATCGGCTTGGAGTATTTCCACCACAAAGACCTCCACAAACCGGTGGTCGTGTCTCCTGATGCAGGCGGTGTTTACAG AGCTCGGAAATTCCAAGAAGGTCTCATTGCTCGTGGGTACAATGACTGCGGCATCGCCATGTTGATCAAGCAGCGCCTCCGAGCAAACGAGATCGAGCGGATGGATCTTGTTGGATCTGTCGCTGGCTCCGATGTCATTATAGTCGACGACATGATTGATACCGCCGGCACACTTTGCGAAGCTGCTCGTGAGCTaaggaagaaaggcgctCGCCGAGTGTTTGCCTTCGCGACCCACGGTCTCTTCAGCGGACCTGCCATTGAGAGAATCGAGGCCAGCCCTTTGGAGGAAGTCGTCGTGACTGACAGCATCAAG GCTCGCCCCGAAGTGGCAGAGTGCCCGCGCATCACTTCGCTGTCGATCAGTGTCCTTCTGGCAGATGCGATCCGCCGCATTCACCAGAAGGAGAGTCTTAACGACCTTTTCAATGTTAAGTATTAG
- a CDS encoding hypothetical protein (encoded by transcript TGME49_220110), protein MEQKKSPPSSVEAPFERGRERPCPSSAGAGGSFVTVWRQVLERGGALRPSSGCLRASPDGQYLACSTGGTSLCVLDAVGVTDPARRLPFSGHGSAVVSVLLPHHHPSSSSASSSQWRLSDAQGSAPETDASSACSVSTGSGGHEAATAEIFRMLRGASAVPENRRFRCFSWSPPLLSRYGPRLVKQNLDLCACLLCTATRDGNVALWGVPSRRMPLQQRLSLLCDLSQRWHASLDHQPADPSAGQAHSRRGDPGPSAERSRLIVSGTGIESQPLCYWWTYGEEEHRPLHTATPGRCDPDDGFGKKTEADSPSGISDAQACRREAGNVPSRAADFPQGNSFSRRAGSRHEGDPPLAPRIPVFKEGGVLDLAACAKDPRIRSWHDPLVTFSPGAVLLPIIRCEYGRKTGHVERSQADGILQEGEKASETAPRSDTGSTRRESVGVREGGGEQAGSSCKSSRHETELSRFCDQPGSERCGENASLGGSGVQRPGVCFFARKDGDLQVEVDSARGCLCAVAGPHAISIFWLSNRQTALRFCANRETPPRVNEETIDTRVSWKRRGSHTEASEMQTATAAEGGSSSADGISVAETGFTTADLIEKCQREAANMRGGKRRKIPARNGIECLSKTAGPWRTAAKPRVADGEEAQEGHEARDDRTDAGMATHETGNAGGAPREGDSREDTKEHRGRRGETGASLESDDEREATEAEDADRLRTASTRAVGSASDARGGRPMRACRSRAPFRVIDSSDDESSDGREAAQARGDTHAKRKSEKRRKESEGGKIAKGKELNKASNEGCEVRGPGRKRKRKAVSSDDDIYDGESTPESSSDEDDFDEESTDESEVAEEDSEDEDRGRYGKKKARGGAKGKKTSTHKGAKAEGRSKGSTDSRNAPQSRCARPEPHQPRTWRQLTLPAQHAEAQRLLSAAAEAQRPHDGTPKKGESEDRDAREPYVLLVQVLLMPGMSESSEDSPQQGWEPNWRRQTISDIALTPLTVEATSLLHPQGDGRRSEECDLDCEAQDESMEVVQTTLRYQVLATTCNGALLAFPCGLVVRSRNSRFLGSVPGDDVVLQIVRCSAATPQLLLPSVGMPAVHLHVQSFLPFFGPVPPKAFSRVPKASTATRANTLEAAAHNETDRQPRSQDGVGDVCHATDVTSKATPWLWAVCACGERVRAVVFDGDRWCVAPQSRWRERSEDLRAECSEVRTNPEERVPPACSPSGRLEEFSVTQARETSGLNAREVSRRGRQDKLCVRGGAPVVASFASLVPLNHVPPDVWDASSPCLPALQCCGASPFSPVEKDMWLPQATVYAVDSFGVTVSYVLGSLTRGGHASPSGLHRGQSLDLCWTLVHLSQSACSIETDQEGSLLRPLACGARPRITRHDNLDMLDGQSAHEDRYGARVYGPEFRAEPGTTGATEHSASVATVYAEAAREAGLFVKEAYSLEGTSRGQTHVRDSELRGPRDERGSKFEESSRDSSEKNSTIFPGGKQLLEDDQKNLGVLLSEMRGRSAHQLQVMQQLGKLRPRSMQGQDQQRQRRGGTACGRSSVLSLAVSSSGALLFSLTLHQQAYLHIAVAPLAASATELLLLGWQRQCQETSAALFGLLSQVSLKRAGLPTHPAKTICGPCEALDIIPEGKQKRASSLPETCKEIGDGATLSCWRNQEPFARATHHGSVRMSCGSTLAPALPRAALEAVDAVPLWELAFSLCGPKQPVWSSRPASASEAGGATGRKRRRGHLQSSGMSSRFAWEDAELDEGILSADCLQEPESCAGFSGDEETVEQPVCCSSISLSSEGGEWLAGNWGVETNGKSGREARGAVSSLLTQEREERKGEWDDLLKRFLGQGNTGLCMRGDGAVSWGASVKPRDFPSAAADLLRVAFLQAVSQRSLGGTVSAASNCGAPESVNALMDCHSSSDQQQSAGVALDMGGCPLTRCDSDACAVRPSAFMGDSEDASKFCVQPREVDLRGRVLLGALLLAVDSITSRFSFQRRLTAAIRSAGLAAVAMSRSAGSKGACSLVCLLRHLKRNVDGLQRRDCGSSTGAAAPDTSVEFPGSGKASHGGQDRDRPPRCYSGTATAVVDVVGSEAKHFVEQHCGENCYLSKWAGLLWHWERVTSLASSCFLTVPPVCSGGESIGNIIRCEGFTSAGDALIASGAQHVVELHMQVVDRLCLLQRLIAIISLCRPPLPVGSMSSRGTEYDAPMRRGPYSNSTSPPLTEPSQARSSLSGTVMQNALVPYHANSASPMNTEACGTAARETEEIAGCSKPAPDVPGALRDTLLEILKNLWGLSKCSKAEIDSRVLQEGDPLSGSQMAAKWLCQGLYAGAFRILPHFPDLFQVQRLCGKASVGGFSGRGSLGREKPFRAEEREETCVNGSPEISAGVDVTHASSELDTTVGDTKVSEGPGSVTAIYSCLICGTEAQLVFFKRDAANSRRREFSMQGPGQPEQNTEQHESCVGAGDHLATSFWRCPAKDDVDDCMQGMLPVEREWGHQNMWLQIGSAISGGGAGFSCPLCRGDLRRSA, encoded by the exons CGCTTCGTCCGTCCTCAGGCTGTCTCCGGGCGTCTCCTGACGGTCAGTATCTAGCGTGCTCGACAGGCGGAACGAGTCTTTGCGTTCTGGACGCAGTCGGCGTCACAGACCCTGCTCGgcgtttgcctttctctggcCACGGCTCGGCGGTTGTTTCAGTTCTGCTTCCACACCATCATCCGTCCTCAagttctgcgtcttcgtcacagtGGCGCCTGAGCGACGCCCAGGGATCAGCTCCCGAAACGGAtgcctcttctgcatgctctgTTTCGACGGGCTCTGGCGGGCACGAAGCTGCGACGGCGGAAATCTTTCGCATGCTCAGAGGTGCCTCTGCAGTTCCAGAAAACCGCAG GTTCCGCTGCTTTTCGTGGagccctcctcttctttcgcgctACGGTCCACGTCTCGTCAAACAGAACCTCGATCTGTGcgcttgtctcctttgtaCCGCTACACGCGATGGAAACGTCGCGCTGTGGGGCGTACCCTCTCGACGCATGCCCCTCcagcagcgtctctctctgctttgtgATCTTTCGCAAAGATGGCATGCATCCCTGGACCACCAGCCCGCAGATCCCAGCGCTGGTCAGGCACAcagcaggagaggagaccCTGGACCGTCTGCAGAGAGGTCAAGGCTAATTGTTAGCGGAACTGGAATCGAGTCACAGCCGCTCTGTTACTGGTGGACTtacggcgaggaagaacaccGGCCGTTGCATACAGCGACTCCCGGGAGGTGTGATCCAGATGACGGCTTTGGCAAAAAAACCGAGGCAGACAGTCCCAGCGGCATCTCCGATGCGcaagcatgcagaagagaagctgggAATGTTCCTTCCCGCGCGGCAGATTTTCCACAGGGTAACTCTTTTAGCCGTCGCGCTGGGTCGCGCCACGAAGGCGatcctcctctcgctccccGTATTCCAGTTTTCAAAGAAGGCGGAGTCTTGGACTTGGCTGCCTGTGCAAAAGATCCTCGCATTCGCTCTTGGCATGACCCGCTGGtcactttctctccaggCGCGGTTCTTTTGCCTATAATTCGCTGTGAGTATGGCCGAAAGACCGGGCATGTTGAGCGCAGCCAGGCAGACGGCATACTCCAGGAGGGGGAAAAGGCCTCCGAGACTGCGCCGCGTTCAGACACAGGATCGACGCGTAGAGAGTCTGTGGGGGTGCGGGAGGGTGGAGGCGAGCAAGCAGGAAGTTCTTGCAAATCTTCTCGACATGAGACAGagctctcgcgtttctgtgaTCAGCCTGGATCAGAGCGATGTGGTGAAAATGCCTCGCTTGGCGGCAGCGGCGTCCAACGACCTggtgtgtgtttcttcgctCGGAAGGACGGCGACTTGCAGGTGGAAGTGGACTCAGCTCgtggctgtctctgcgccgTGGCGGGGCCGCATGCAATCTCCATTTTCTGGCTGTCAAACCGACAAACCGCGCTTAGGTTCTGTGCAAATCGCGAGACCCCGCCAAGGGTAAATGAGGAAACTATAGACACACGGGTGTCGTGGAAGCGGCGAGGGAGCCACACAGAGGCTTCGGAGATGCAGACAGCGACCGCGGCGGAAGGGGGCTCTTCATCTGCGGACGGTATCTCAGTGGCAGAGACAGGCTTCACAACTGCAGACTTGATTGAGAAGTGCCAGAGGGAAGCTGCGAACATGCGTGGGGGTAAGCGACGGAAAATACCCGCTAGAAATGGCATCGAGTGTCTCTCGAAAACAGCTGGGCCTTGGCGCACAGCTGCGAAGCCAAGAGTTGCtgacggcgaggaagcacAAGAAGGGCATGAAGCGCGAGACGACAGAACGGACGCGGGAATGGCCACTCATGAAACGGGGAACGCTGGAGGCGCTCCCAGAGAAGGTGACTCCCGCGAAGACACGAAGGAGCACAGGGGACGGCGAGGGGAGACGGGCGCTTCCCTAGAGTCAGACgatgagagagaggcaacagaggcagaagacgcagaccgGCTACGCACCGCTTCGACCAGAGCGGTGGGTTCTGCTTCTGATGCAAGAGGCGGACGACCTATGAGGGCGTGCCGCAGTCGCGCGCCCTTTCGAGTGATagacagcagcgacgacgagTCCAGCGACGGTAGAGAGGCTGCTCAAGCGCGGGGGGACACACATGCGAAGCGGAAGAgtgagaagaggcgaaaagagagcgaaggtgGAAAGATAGCAAAGGGGAAGGAGCTCAACAAGGCCAGCAACGAGGGGTGTGAAGTGCGTGGGCCCGGTCGGAAACGCAAGCGGAAGGCAGTGAGCAGCGACGACGATATATATGACGGGGAGAGTACTCCGGAGTcgagcagcgacgaagacgattTTGACGAAGAGTCGACCGACGAAAGCGAAGTCGCAGAGGAGGATtcggaagacgaagaccgAGGGCGATACGGGAAGAAAAAGGCTCGTGGGGGTGccaaggggaagaagacatctACACACAAAGGCGCAAAGGCTGAAGGCCGATCTAAGGGGTCTACGGATTCACGGAACGCCCCTCAGTCTCGATGCGCTCGCCCCGAACCTCACCAACCCCGAACATGGCGCCAGCTCACTCTCCCTGCGCAGCATGCCGAGGCACAGCGCCTGCTTTCTGCTGCGGCGGAGGCTCAGCGTCCACATGATGGGACGCCGAAAAAgggggagagcgaggacagagacgctCGGGAGCCTTACGTCCTGCTGGTCCAAGTGCTGCTCATGCCGGGGATGTCTGAGAGCTCCGAAGACTCGCCACAGCAGGGGTGGGAGCCGAACTGGCGGAGGCAGACAATCAGTGACATCGCGCTCACGCCTTTGACCGTGGAGGCGACGTCGCTGCTTCACCCACAGGGGGATGGCCGAAGGAGCGAGGAATGTGACTTGGACTGCGAAGCGCAGGACGAGAGTATGGAGGTAGTCCAGACCACTCTCCGGTATCAGGTTTTAGCCACAACATGCAATGGGGCTCTCCTGGCTTTTCCATGCGGGCTGGTCGTGCGCTCGAGAAACTCGCGTTTCTTGGGGTCTGTTCCTGGGGACGACGTAGTCTTACAGATCGTTCGCTGCAGCGCCGCCACTCCTCAACTGCTGCTGCCGAGTGTAGGCATGCCTGCTGTCCATCTGCATGTGCAGTCTTTCCTGCCGTTTTTTGGCCCTGTACCTCCCAAGGCTTTTTCGCGAGTCCCCAAGGCCTCAACCGCCACTCGTGCAAACACTCTGGAAGCGGCAGCACACAATGAAACGGATAGACAGCCGCGCTCTCAAGACGGGGTTGGAGACGTTTGTCATGCCACAGATGTCACCTCGAAGGCGACACCCTGGCTGTGGGCGGTGTGTGCGTGTGGCGAACGTGTGAGGGCAGTTGTTTTTGATGGCGACAGGTGGTGTGTAGCTCCGCAAAGTAGATGGCGAGAGAGGTCGGAAGACCTGAGAGCGGAATGCTCGGAAGTCCGAACAAACCCAGAAGAACGGGTTCCGCCAGCGTGCAGTCCCTCCGGGCGACTGGAAGAATTTTCCGTCACACAGGCCCGAGAAACGAGTGGActgaacgcgagagaagtctCTAGGCGTGGACGCCAAGACAAGCTCTGCGTTCGAGGAGGCGCCCCCGTCGTCGCTTCTTTTGCTTCCCTCGTGCCTCTCAACCACGTCCCTCCTGACGTG TGGGACGCTTCCTCGCCGTGTCTTCCTGCGCTGCAATGTTGCGGCGCAtcacctttctctcccgtcgaAAAGGATATGTGGCTTCCGCAGGCCACTGTGTACGCAGTTGATTCTTTCGGAGTCACCGTCAGTTACGTTCTCGGCTCGCTGACCCGTGGCGGCCAtgcttctccttcaggtCTGCATAGAGGACAGTCACTGGATCTGTGCTGGACACTAGTCCACCTCTCACAGTCTGCATGCTCGATTGAAACCGATCAGGAGGGGTCTCTGCTGCGGCCTTTGGCCTGCGGAGCGCGGCCGAGGATCACGCGGCACGACAACCTGGACATGCTGGACGGGCAGTCTGCTCATGAAGATCGATATGGCGCTCGCGTTTATGGGCCTGAGTTCAGAGCGGAACCTGGGACGACGGGAGCAACGGAACACAGTGCGAGCGTGGCAACCGTGTACGCAGAAGCTGCCCGTGAGGCGGGGCTCTTTGTGAAAGAAGCGTATTCTTTAGAGGGTACTAGCCGTGGACAAACCCACGTGAGAGACTCTGAATTACGCGGCCCCCGAGACGAACGGGGAAGCAAGTTTGAAGAATCTAGCCGGGAtagcagcgagaagaacagcaCCATTTTCCCCGGCGGGAAGCAACTTTTGGAAGACGATCAGAAGAACCTAGGAGTTCTGCTGAGTGAAATGCGCGGCCGATCTGCCCACCAACTACAAGTGATGCAGCAACTCGGCAAGCTCAGACCTCGAAGCATGCAAGGACAAGAtcagcagcgacagcggagGGGCGGCACGGCTTGTGGACGAAGTTCTGTTCTCT cactcgccgtctcctcgtcaggggctctcctgttctcgctTACTCTGCACCAGCAGGCGTACTTGCACATCGCCGTCGCCCCCTTGGCTGCTTCCGCGACTGAACTCCTTTTGCTGGGGTGGCAGCGGCAGTGCCAGGAAACTAGCGCAGCTTTGTTTGGTTTGTTGTCCCAGGTCTCGCTGAAGCGTGCAGGTCTTCCAACCCACCCCGCGAAAACTATCTGTGGCCCCTGCGAAGCTCTTGACATCATCCCAGAAGGCAAGCAGAAAAGGGCGTCGTCTTTGCCAGAGACATGCAAAGAAATCGGGGACGGAGCAACACTCAGTTGCTGGAGAAATCAGGAGCCTTTTGCGAGAGCTACTCACCACGGTTCCGTCCGCATGTCTTGCGGGTCAACTCTTGCACCTGCCCTGCCTCGAGCTGCGCTTGAGGCTGTCGATGCTGTTCCCCTCTGGGAACTtgctttctccctctgcggTCCGAAACAGCCCGTGTGGTCTTCCAGGCCGGCCTCGGCGTCCGAAGCTGGAGGCGCCACAGGGCGCAAACGCCGCCGAGGTCACTTGCAGAGCTCTGGAATGTCCTCACGCTTCGCGTGGGAAGACGCTGAGCTGGATGAAGGGATTCTGTCTGCGGACTGCCTTCAAGAGCCTGAAAGCTGCGCCGGGTTCAGTGGGGACGAGGAAACTGTGGAGCAGCCGGTGTGTTGCAGTTCGATTAGCCTCTCTTCAGAGGGTGGCGAATGGCTGGCCGGGAATTGGGGAGTAGAGACGAATGGTAAGAGTggaagagaggcgcggggggctgtctcttctctacTCACTcaggagcgagaggaacgaaaagGGGAATGGGACGACCTGTTGAAACGGTTTTTGGGGCAAGGCAACACAGGACTGTGCATGCGGGGGGACGGGGCGGTGTCTTGGGGAGCCAGCGTGAAGCCCAGAGACTTTCCGTCTGCAGCGGCAGATCTCCTCAGAGTGGCGTTCTTACAGGCAGTCTCTCAGCGCAGCTTGGGTGGCACTGTTTCCGCCGCAAGCAACTGTGGGGCTCCAGAGTCTGTGAACGCGCTCATGGACTGTCACTCTAGCTCAGACCAGCAACAGTCGGCCGGAGTTGCGCTTGACATGGGTGGCTGTCCACTCACTCGATGCGATtccgatgcatgcgcggtgCGCCCCAGCGCTTTTATGGGAGACTCCGAGGACGCTTCGAAGTTCTGCGTGCAGCCTCGCGAGGTTGATCTGAGGGGAAGAGTGCTCCTGGGTGCGCTGCTTTTGGCAGTTGACTCCATCACGAGTAGATTCAGTTTCCAGCGGCGCCTCACCGCCGCTATTCGAAGCGCTGGCCTGGCAGCGGTGGCGATGTCACGCTCGGCAGGCTCCAAGGGGGCATGCTCTCTGGTTTGTTTGCTTCGCCATCTGAAACGTAACGTCGACGGACTGCAGCGGCGCGACTGCGGGTCTTCCACAGGCGCTGCCGCGCCAGACACCAGTGTCGAGTTCCCAGGAAGCGGCAAAGCGTCTCATGGAGGGCAGGACCGCGACAGGCCACCGCGCTGTTATTCAGGCACAGCCACTGCTGTGGTGGATGTGGTAGGGTCAGAAGCCAAGCACTTTGTGGAGCAGCACTGCGGAGAAAACTGTTATTTGAGCAAGTGGGCGGGTCTGCTGTGGCACTGGGAAAGAGTCAcgtcgctcgcgtcttcttgttttttgACGGTACCTCCCGTATGCAGTGGCGGCGAATCCATCGGAAATATTATCCGGTGCGAAGGTTTTACATCCGCAGGAGATGCCTTGATTGCGTCTGGAGCGCAACACGTCGTAGAGTTGCACATGCAGGTGGTTGACCGGTTGTGTCTGCTGCAGCGCCTGATCGCAATTATCAGTTTATGCCGACCTCCTTTACCCGTTGGCAGCATGTCTTCTCGTGGCACAGAATACGACGCTCCAATGCGCCGTGGTCCGTACTCGAATTCCACTTCCCCACCGCTCACTGAGCCTTCGCAGGCGAGGTCGTCGCTGAGTGGCACAGTCATGCAAAATGCCCTAGTCCCTTATCATGCTAATTCCGCATCACCTATGAATACCGAGGCGTGTGGTACAGCAGCTCGAGAAACTGAGGAAATCGCAGGGTGCTCGAAACCAGCGCCGGACGTACCTGGGGCGTTGCGAGATACACTCCTCGAGATTCTGAAGAATTTGTGGGGTCTCTCAAAGTGTTCGAAGGCTGAAATCGATTCACGGGTTCTTCAGGAAGGCGATCCTTTGTCGGGAAGCCAGATGGCAGCGAAGTGGCTGTGCCAAGGCCTCTACGCTGGAGCTTTTAGGATCCTTCCGCATTTCCCAGATCTGTTTCAAGTGCAACGTTTATGTGGCAAAGCATCGGTCGGAGGGTTCTCAGGTCGAGGTAGtctggggagagagaaaccaTTCCGtgccgaagagcgagaggaaacctGTGTAAATGGCTCGCCAGAGATTTCCGCAGGCGTTGATGTGACGCACGCATCCAGCGAACTTGATACAACGGTAGGTGATACTAAGGTTTCCGAAGGACCCGGATCTGTTACCGCGATCTACTCGTGTCTCATCTGTGGGACAGAGGCTCAGCTGGTCTTTTTCAAACGTGATGCGGCCAACTCCAGGAGGCGTGAATTCAGTATGCAGGGTCCTGGACAGCCCGAGCAAAACACAGAGCAACACGAGAGTTGTGTTGGAGCAGGCGACCATCTTGCAACATCTTTCTGGAGGTGTCCCGCAAAGGATGACGTGgacgactgcatgcagggaatGCTGCCTGTTGAGCGAGAGTGGGGTCACCAGAATATGTGGCTGCAGATAGGTTCGGCGATAAGTGGTGGCGGTGCCGGCTTCAGCTGCCCCCTGTGTCGAGGAGACCTGCGTCGGAGTGCCTGA